The Maylandia zebra isolate NMK-2024a linkage group LG1, Mzebra_GT3a, whole genome shotgun sequence DNA segment aaaaaactgcagcatttgttttaaatctaCTGGAAATAAGTGTGGTGATGTAAATTGTAATAGTGCACTTAAAAAGTaatattactttaaaatatgttaTAACCGTCCTTCTATATATTTTAGTGTTTGTTCAGTATtgtataaaattaaataaagcagcCGTTGGCATGCCCATTTATTACATATCTTCACAGACAATGAAACATCTTcattgtgtgtgtctgagagtgtgGGTTGCTATGGTTGATGACTCATCCCCAGCATCACCATTTACCTGCTTCATCGCAGTCGTGACTAGCATCCTCAACTCCTCCAAAGACGCGCGCCAGGCTGGACTTGCCGACACCGTGCTCCCCGAGGAGAACCACTTTGTACACCTGGGAGTCCGCTTCGCTGCTGGTGGAGATCACCGAGTCGGAGGAGTCTGAGGCGTAGCTGCCACGGTGCTGCTCGCTTGGGGAGTAGGACGTGCACCGCAGTAAATTGGACAGCTCGTCGGTCTGTCCCGTCTGTGGCGTCGTGGCGCGCAGGTCGCGGTCGTCCACGGGCATGCTTCTCCTGTGTAGATTGGGTAAATTCATTGGGAAGGGCACGCTTCCTCTCCTCTTGTCCATGTTCCTCAATTTGTCACCCTTGTTCAAAGTCATTGTGCTTCTATCGAGGATCTGTGGATAGATGTGCCATGCGTAAATTTGCGATCATTTCAGCCACATTTAAAGAAAGAAGCGCTATCAAGATCTGCACAGAAATACAGTGGGAGATCATTTTACAAATATGTTTACCATTGTAAGTCATATTGTAAAATAAAAGCTGTTATCCcacatttaaagtaaatatatataaaaatggtCGACCTGACCTGCCCACATGTTTATTCacaaaaaaaggtcaaaacCAAAGCTTGAAATCTCTCCCCAGCGGCCCCTTAAAAACACTTACTCGGTGCTGAAAATTAAATCCAACGAAGGCAATCCAGTAATCCTTGGTATAAAAAGTTGCTGTAGCCGAAAAGCGGTTTTTGCTCGAGTCTGATCAGAGTCGCTGCTCGGGTTATTTATACAGGAGTAGAGTGACGTAGTAGGGATTCGCCCCGGAGACTCGCGTCTCCGTTTATTGTAGTGGTGCGTAACGGTAACATCATGCTGCGGAGGGGGTGTATGATTGGAAGAGCTGAGGAATCTCCCTTCCGCATCCTCAAATGGAGCTTACTTCTGAGGGGGCGGCCAGTGAAGTCTCGAGACTTTGAAGAGGGGAAACCCACTTAAAGCTGGAGTATAAATATTTGATATATATCTAGGAGATGGTTCTAGGTGGGATGTTATAGCCTCACATCGTCACGATGCAAGTGTGTTCAGGTTCACACACTAAATTATCTTAACGAAATGTGTTGTCTGGATCCAACTGATCTGATCTATGAGCAGTGGCCACAGCGCGGTGGTCAATGCTACATGTATGTAATATCGTGAGAATGATATGttgttataatataatataatatataatataatataatataatataatataatataatataatataatataatataatacatactTTCTataaaaagctaaatatttgtAATTAGACAAGGGCTTCATACAAccacatttaaattaaattttcgGAGCATTTTTAAACGGTGCTATAAATGCATAAAATTTTAATACACTGTAGGTGGTGGATTATACTCCATATATCCCACCACCTTGGTCTTTCCACGATGAAATAAATGATGCAATCATCAAAACCGTCCTTGAATTTGTAGACGCCTCCTCTTAAGCAGCCAGGTCTAATCTTTATCCGTTATTCTGGTTATACTGTTTGACTGTGCAAAAGGCTTTAAATGGTGTGTGTGGAGACTATTTCTAGTGCTAAAGGAGAAACACAGAAAGCCTTAGTTTTCTATATTTCACGTCTGGATGTATTGATATGCTAAATATGGATCCAGCATATTCTGCATAATTATTTGGCTGAATATCAGGCCAACAGCATGACGGCACGGCTGGTAGTGATATTGTTAAGTGTCACGTTCAAGTGGATATTGTAAACTCTGAATGGTGCGTTTCTGCCCTCTTGTGGTTACGTGCAGGCATTACAGTTGAACCTTTTGAACTCGACTATAGTGTGCCAGGTGTTTAATATTATAATACTGCACAATGAGTGTGACTTAAGTATTACTTAAGTATTACTTCTGctgatgtttgcatttttccactgtttcactATTAAAGAAACTAAATCTTTCAACATTACATAATCAAGTATAGTTTAGTTCACACCaccctgaaaaaacaaaccatcaCTACACCACCCTGGATTTATACTCTTTTCCAGAAAATAGCTGATATTATGTAACTGAATGATGTTTAAaacacaaatggaaaaaaatcacatacaGTTAGTCACAAATacttagtttttaaaaattaagtcCAGCTTGTTCTCATCATATTTCAGCTTCTCCAACACAATTTCCATATTCTCATGTATTTCTGTTAACTGGACAGAATGAACAGTTCCCACGGATGCAGAGTAATTGCCGCTTTTAAGTAGGACACCTTTTAGACTGGCATTTGTACAGACAAGGAACAGCCTCCATCACTGGATGTAGTGAAACCTTCAAAGatatagaaaaatataataataaaaatatctgGATCGTGTTTCTAATTGCCACttgtgaaacaacaaaatgagaaagaaaaactgacattattttttaaatcagcaaCCCAAAATGTGTAAATAACATGTACAGCAAATGTGACACATGCCTTTCTCAGATGAGACATCATGTCGCCATCTATTGGCCATAACACAAATACAACGAATTTGTATAAAAAATAAAGCCATATAAGATGCATAGATTTAGTAACTGAATAAAcattagtaaaataaataaataaataaataaatttcagtAAAAACAGTACAGAACTTTGGATTTGACAGAAAGTTTTTATAATGCTTCCTTCTGAGGTGATTTCTGATATTCCTGTGTTTTTCATGTCAATTGTCTGTCAGTTGCTTATATTGGTAAGTATACTGTATCCACCACGATTTACGAAAGAGTTATAAGATACATGAATGACCAGTTTTGTTATCTTAATGACTCtgcgtttttttttaatctacatTAGCATCAACCAAGTACTTTTGGCgacttaaaatatatttatagaaCTCTTATCTTACGTTTGGTGCAATTTCTGCAGCCGGATCATATTTCTCAGCCTGATCTCTCttgaaaaaaattttttttgcttttttttatgtgaGTGACATTTATTCAGGTCAGTACATAAAGTCACTTTGCCAAAAAGTAATTGCAGTTTCTACCATGTAACAAGAATTTTCTTCTGGACGAAAATGCATTGATATAAATCATGAGAGATATATTTGAGACATATTTGACAGATTATacgccaacaagtcatttacaaAAGTTTTAATGCCGGTGATCAATTTGGCAGATACCGGAAATCACTTTTTTCCCATGACACCGGAAACCAACCAATAAATGTGACACTGCACATGCGCAAGCCTCTCGTGCGTTCGACCTCTACTGCAAACCGGTGAGTGCTAGCCTCCTCTGTCAGAAACTGGGTTTGAATTAAATATATGCTCTTAAGTGTTCTTTGTTGCTCCGTATTTTTGTAGTCTATTATTCACAGCGTCGTGTAGCTCGTCTGATTTTCAGCTAACTTGCCTTTAGCGGTATTGTGcggtttttttctcctcttgacCTTAATTGCGTGTCTACCTGATTTTTGCAGACTTTGTACTTGGTTGTTTAGCAAAAGGCGCAGTGTCAAATAGCTAACGCtttggttttttgtgtttcatgtgtttttatCTGTAGACTTCGGATAAACTCCAGCTGCTGTGGGTGACCTGACCAGAACGTCCCATCGTAATGTATGCCTGCTCTAAGTTCGTCTCCACGCCCTCTCTGGTCAGTTTgattgaatgaatgaaaactgATAATTGCTAAACTGCGCCTGTTTACCGATTGAGTATTGTTAGCTGCACTTCCGTCATTCTAAATTATGATAAAGTAGGCTGCTAACACTGGCTGCGAAGCAGTCTTTGACCCTCTGCTAAAGTTAGCTAATGCTCATACCTACAAGGACGTCCTAGCTTCTAATCAGGAGGAAGCTCACTGTTTTGGTTTTCCATCATTTCCTCCAAGTCCACAAACTTAATCTAAAGGATATAACGTATTCCATGTAAGGCTTGAAAAGAGAATCAAGAGAAACATTTTAATGGGTCTCTGTTATTGACTTgtagtgatatatatatatatatatatatatatatatatatatatatatatatatatatatatatatatatatatatatatatgtgtgtgtatatatatatgtgtgtgtgtatatatatatatatatatatatatatatatatatatatatatatatatgtgtgtgtatatatatatgtgtgtgtgtatatatatatatatatatatatatatatatatatatatatatatatatatatatatatatatatatatatatatatatatatgtgtgtgtgtgtgtatatatgtgtatgtgtatatatgtgtgtgtgtatatgtaaaagCTTTGTCACTGCAGCTGATGTAGGTCTTTCTAATGCTGTTCTAGCATAAATTATGGCGAATCATGTCAAAACAATTTCCCCCCTCTAACACAGGTCCGTGCTGGATCCAGGGCGCTGTACAGACCGCTCTCAGCAGCAGTAGTGTCAGACGGCAGGAGAGCAGAGGTGAGTTGCCCGCAGAGCACACCATTCATCAAGTGACATTTGTCATTTTCTATATTAACACTGtgcaaaaaatagaaaaggtAAAATAcggatttgttttattttaagttaaatgGTAGTAGTAGCAGTAGTTGTATATATTTGAGATCTTCTAACAAAGAAGCACATTGATTGTTTTTATTACCAACAAATAGTGCCACCCTGCTCACATTATCCCAAAGAAACATTTCTGCAGGCTGAACTGTATATTGAATTGTTAACTGTGGAATTATGGCCACATATCGTAATCGGGTAGATTTAACATGCTGTCTGTGGTCAGAGCCAAAGCAAAAATGACTAATTCATTGTTatgaaagaacaaacagaacGAGAGTGTATGAAACGTCttccattttgtttttgcaaccCTACACACTGTGcatctgtgtatttctgttatAAATATACAACTATAATAATCTTCAAATGGGGAAAACTCCATGTGGGGGTTATTAAAGTTAAATGAGAATCTCAATAACTAGTAACTAAATTTTATAACGGTAAATCTTCATGTTCCCACAAAAATGGGCCATAATGTGATGAGGTACGATTAGAAGCTAGATGTAGTACATCTTAAAATAAGTTTTCTTTAGAGAGGTCTTATTTGATGGGTCTAAATTTTTAGCAGAAGTAATGCTTGCATTAGAAGTAAACTTTACCGTGTgggaattattgtgtttgaTACTTTGGTGGTTGTTTTTCAGACTGCTTCGCTTCTGGCACCACTGAGCGGCGGTGTCTCCCAGCAGCAAGTGGCATTGCGGGGATTCCAAACCAGCGCCGTGAGCCGTGACATCGACACTGCTGCCAAGTTCATTGGAGCAGGAGCTGCCACTGTGGGAGTCGCTGGATCTGGAGCCGGAATTGGGACAGTGTTTGGCAGCCTTATCATTGGATATGCCAGGTAAATTTAACAAGTCCCCTGTAGTAGTAATGAggccatttattttatttttttactgtcgAGAAGAGAACGTTTTAGTCTTGTTTACTTAATACCCAAGTTCTCAAAATAATGTGACCTAGTGAACaggtaatgacaaaagaaagaGGAGACCTGAGTAGATTTCTGCCATTTGGCGATTAATTATAAAACCAAAAGATACTTGGCATACTTCATTCTAAATGGCATCACTTAAAATCACTGGGAAAGTGAAGTTAGAGGAATAATGTTTGTTCGTGAAAATAAGATATTAAAGACTTATTTAGCACTGACTAATTATTGATTGTGCTTTAAGCCAAGTCAATCATGGAAAACTTTGGTCTAAACATGCCTCATTAGCTGTACTTCTTAGGCATCAGCACTACTTGATCTCACTGGCCCCTCTGTCTTCACAGGAACCCCTCTCTGAAGCAGCAGCTGTTTTCTTACGCCATCCTGGGCTTCGCTCTGTCTGAAGCTATGGGTCTCTTCTGTCTGATGGTTGCATTCCTCATTCTGTTCGCCATGTAAAACCAGCTGTGAAAGGATAACTCACAATGTTAACAAGAATAAGCAGTTTGAACAGCTGTGTGATTGCTGGTTATCATGTTTATCTTTGTGTTCTTGAAAGATCTGAATCCATTCACGTATGAAACTCTGGCAAAACATTTCAAGGACTGTTGTGTCCTCGTTGTATATTTAATCAGCAGTTTTTGTTAACAAACATGCAACCagtaacagaaataaaatgtttaattccTCAAATGTTTTTGTACATTTGTGAGGGGAGGTGGGAGGGCTTTCAATAAACATAATGGGGGATACCTGGTAGGATCATGGACCTGTTCCCTTTTAAAAGAAACTCTTACTGTTGTAATGCCAAGCTGTGGAATGAAGTGATTTAAAAGCAAATGTAGCTTATTTATTTAGATTATGCCCATGGAAATGGGTGCAGCGATTTATTGAAATGTCTAAACCTAAATGGAAATACAACACAAAGGCAAAAAATGTTGAGGTCCGATCTCTGGAGAGGCCAGTCCATGATCGACAgtgttcaaattctgttttttctatccaggtatgcttttactgtgtgtgtgtgtgtgtgtgtgtgtgtgtgtgtgtgtgtgtgtgtcatagtCAATTAGATGATCAAAATCTGACTCAATTCCACACATCTATGGATAAACTGAACCCCCAAACCATGGCAGAGGCTCCACCATATGTTATAGATGGTTGTAGAACTGCTGTATTGCGTCTATTTGAAACGAAATAATTCGACCCTCACTGAGACTAGATAAATCCCTTAGATTATGCTGCTAACAGAGTTCCTAAAATTTCCATTTAAAATCGGTTCCTTGACATTGTACGTTATGTAGACACAAAAGTCCTTCCTCACCTGGGTctaatgcttttttttattttttttttattttttttttttttaaatgcttggaTATTTTGTAAGTCAACCTGTCTCCGCCAGGTTTGAGTCCATTATTACACCCTTACCAACGACAACAGTTTTCCGGTTTAATAGGTGGAACTAAAGCACCGTTTTTGTAGTGAGGGGAAGGATTTGAGGAACGTACTCGTTAGTTTTTAGTGTTCGcctgtgttttttgtgtcaAATAGATTTGAACGTTGCCGAAAATAAATTCGGACGTGTCAGCTGTGCAGTATCAATAAGACGggctaaataaatgttttcagtAACGCAGTTGTGCCGTATCTGGAGAAAATCTAGCTTTAAAACTAAGAAGTTAACGCCGACACGTTTGTGGCGGTGTCGCTGGTGTAACTGTCACACAGACCGCGATAATGTATCTCAGCAGCTTAATCCAGAGGATCTCCGAAATAACCAGGTAAACAAACATCAGGGAATATGATGTATCctacttccccccccccccccccccccagtgtttgtcatttactttttacttttttcaacaaaatagaaaattcttaatttaaatttaaaaatctaTTTGCATGTTTTCAGGGGGAATAAAAGCAGCGTGGTTattatagttttgtatttcattatttatttttaatcagattTTTTAATTTcgtcttggttttttttttttttttttttttttttaacccaggcTAGTTTCAGTTTCCAGAGTGTGCTTGCTCGTCCCAATTAAAATTTTAGTTTTtgtaaatgttaatgttaaataaatgttttaataacaTGTTTTTTATTAGTTGCAATGCTAGTTTTCGCGTTTTTAAATATTGTTGTATTTACTGCAATAAAAACTCATAGCTATTTAAACCAGTTGACTCAGATTCTTGTAGTTATTCAAAGTATCAATAAAGATGGACGTCAAAGCCCCATCAGGCTAGTTGGGATAATAAATTTGACCAGATCTACATGTAATACGTACAGTCAAACCTCCCAGGGTTGATTTTACACTGGATATCCACCAGGGGTAGCTGCTGTATAAGACCctagttcttcttcttttttctttttttgtaacttcACTCTTCCATAACCTAAAGGGAACATCAGCAAAACTTGAATGTACATCAGTTATTTTTGTACATAAACTATTGAGCTGGAAAATAgaataacaaattaaaaattgtACATTTATCAGTGTATGTAGTGTTTATTTAAGATGTGTTTCCTGAGATAGTGGTCTAAAAAAGTTTTTACCTGAGTGGGACTTTCGACGTCTAAGCAGAAAATGTGCCTAAAGTGGATTTTAAGTTTACTTTGTATAGATTTGCCTAATTTTATTTCTGCCTGGTCTTCATGTAATAGGTAACAAAAAGGCACAAGAAGCAAAGAACTTTGTGTCAACCAGTGCTCGATCACTTTGACCAGCAGTACAGTGAGGAACTTGGTGACTTGTGGCCATATGCAAGGTAAATTTCACCTGAAGTAATCATTATGCACGTGGACAGTAATTCCACCTTTTCCAAACTGAGATTAATTCTGTCCCTCAGAGAAGTGCTGCTGGACCCTCAGTCATGGCAGTATGGCATCATGCTCAATCGCTTCACTGCAGTGACAGGCATTGCACAGATTCTTCGAGCCCAG contains these protein-coding regions:
- the LOC101475017 gene encoding ATP synthase F(0) complex subunit C3, mitochondrial — protein: MYACSKFVSTPSLVRAGSRALYRPLSAAVVSDGRRAETASLLAPLSGGVSQQQVALRGFQTSAVSRDIDTAAKFIGAGAATVGVAGSGAGIGTVFGSLIIGYARNPSLKQQLFSYAILGFALSEAMGLFCLMVAFLILFAM